The window TTCTCTGTGATGGTGAATCGTGGTTTTTCAACTAAGGTTTTGTCTGGTTTTCTTATAATTCTTCTGGTGATACAACTACACTTTGAGACTACAACGGGAGCTCGACATGCGCCGGTTGTTTCCTGGTCACCACCTGAGCCGCCAAATGATGATTTTGTGTGGTACCACAAAATCAATCGCTTCAAGAACATCGAACAAGATGCGTTCAGACCGACTCACCAAGGCCCTAGTCAAGGTATCGGACACAAGAGCCCTCCTGGAGCTTCTTAATACCCATTTGTTTTGGATTTGGAGATATATACCGCTTTTTCGCTTAGAGTTCGCGTGTGTTTTGGATATTTTGTGTGCCGTTTTACGTTGGggtaaaagaaaagaagaagaagaagaagatggagaggaCCGTGAATCGAACAAGAAAataatttcagattttttttttcagagtgATACGTCGTCTATGAAAGGCTATGAAGACATCTCTTAGTTTGcttgtatttttcttttcgGTGTTTTTTTGTTCTACGTTGAGACTTGAGATGTCCATTCTTTTTAGTCGATATGTAGTTATTTTCTCGGTTTCAAATAAAGTTAATAATTGATTGCATTAATCTTTTTAGCCACCTAACagttaaatatttgttttagcTTTATCATAGGCATTTTGATGTTATAGCTACataaatttgataaataaaaGTTATGAATAGTTTCGCATCATATACATGTTTAATAATAAAAGGTTTGCTGTCTAGATTTGATAATTATCACAAATCTTTATAATATTCGTTTTGTCCCAAGTTATTGATGTTacattaaaatatgatttcacGAAGAAATCATCCGATTGTATTTTGATTAACTATAAAGAACAATTTCATACAACGGTTACGTCATGAGGAAAACCATTATCATGTATTGGATAAAATTTGAACCAGGTTAATCATAGTTTTATCATCATATACAGTCCTagatagcttttttttttttttttgtcatccaaAACATTCATTCCAAACTTAAAAGGATTCATACAAGCTAGCCTCTATAGCTAGCCTAATCGGATCCTTTACTTCATAGAAGCTGAAGCATTGCTCGCGTGCTCGGGCCTCTTAGCTCGCGTCATCCAAAACATTCAGTCCTAGATAGCTTATGTActaaattttagtaaaatttattagtGTTATTCAGGGCCGTTTCAAACTTTATATAGAcccttttcaaaaaagaaataagatcttttttaataatttaaaataatttagactttttttaCAAACTatcattataatataaaataaatacatcaatttaattattttatatctaaatAATACTATTTTCTAGTTTTAATACAAAATCATTGAACTTGACTATTTGGcatttttcaatgcaaattctTCTAacttttttcagttttttttaacgTTTATTATATTCACAATCAGAAAttataatctataaattaaatagagTAACAAAATCTGAATAGTAATTAAACAAAAAGCTATATACTCTTTGATTAGGCAAGATACTCTTTTTTGCTTGTCGACAAAAGTTGTAgactagttttttttctttgtgtgctatttttttatcaaacaatagtgaaaaaaatatatcttgttCGCCCAATTTATAATCACTAATTGATAATTGTTTCCTAAACATAATCAAATTAGAATACTAACTTCCCGTACTACCATTAAATATTCAAACACACATCAACAACTATTTCttactttcaaaaatatataattgacatAAATACTAATTACTTCCTAATTTATTGCATTTTTAGTTggttatataaacaaaataaagagttgtaatatatatatttattggttATAAATACGAAAATTAAATTCAAATATACTTATTCtgactttttttataaatatatgtttttaaatttttaatttataactattactaaaacaaaaaaaattatgaaccCTCTAAAATTTTGGATCCTATTCGACCGTTTCAATTGCACGTGCTAAAAGACAGCCTGCTGTTATTCGATCGAGTTTTAGGTTAACAAAGGTTATCTTAAAAAGGTTCTTAGCAGAACCTGTTTTATTAGAAAAGGTAATATTCTCGACAAAATTGAGCTGTATCTTTACATGTAGTACTTGTGTAGATGTTTGATAGCGATTCGTATAACATAAATATCGTGGTTATACAACAAGcatattaacatataaaatgaTACATAAATGCGAGTGTACCATCAATACTAAAAAGAACACTAGCTAGTAGAAGAATTAATAAAAGTACATAAAGATATACACTTTAgcatttaaggaaaaaaattcCTCCAAAAAAGAACACTTACAACAAAACGTAGAAACTAAGAATTGATATTTCAATTCATCTCgcagttttatttttatagccaGACTATATGAGaattcttttgttttaatagtaatttttgttGGTCAACTTTTTACAACTCTACTTTTAGTTTATTATGTTCAAGTATCTGGTTTCAgtgattatattttatatttgagttaTAATGCGATTCAATTATTTTGTTCCTTCATGTTTAAAATGCCAACCTGTTATACCAGTTGGTACCTTCTTTCTGTGCAATACAATTGGAAATATAATCTAGGGttgaaaaataagatattttagATTAACTATCGTGGATCGAGGTGGACGTTGGACATAACACTTTTTCTTTGATGTTGGATTTGGCAAAAGGTTGGTAATGATATGATACATAAATGGAACTTGTACTAGGTTATTAACAAGTTGGTGCCAACTATGTCATAGTTTAATTAACAGTAAAACAACTATATCATATTTAGTATTCAATATGAAtatcaaatattataatattctgACAAAAGGTTAGTTTCAATATTCTAGTTGTtcatataatatgtaaaatgtttgtttacacatataaatatttttgaagagtTTTGTTTTATTCTAAACACTTTTATAGTGCTTACAATTCATTAAACCCCTTAAAAACTGACAATCACTTTTTaacaaaatgtaaatatttaaccaaaattttatgtttatttcgaACTAAATGAGATATCAATTATTCATTCAAAACTTTATGTAAatagtttctatttttattttctaacttcTACTCATTGTATCAGGTACGTAAATGTAACATTAATACCACCATCAGCAGCAAGAGAGAATCTTCACCGGCAAACCTTGTGTGTTGGCCAagtttttttgtcacaaaccaTGAGTGTAGACCAGTAAAGTTAATTAAAACTTCTAAATCTAGCATGAGATAAGAAACTTTATCGGCTGGAATGGTATATAAGAGAAGTAGAACAAAATTGGAATGCTCTTGTTcataaactttatttttcatATGAAATTTCTTTCCTGTTTATGTTGTTGTATTTGAAagtgataaataaaatttattatatgtatttttgtggtGTGCTTTTGCATGGAATAGAGAAAAAAGCTGTTACATTCATTAGTCCAAAATCTTCATAAGCTCTATACATGATAATCTTCCATGTAGCAAATCCATGTTCTCTTTTGTCATCTGTTTATAGAAATATGATTCTTATGCGATGAAACatcttttgtaaataaaattataatggACATATTGGATAAAATGTTGTCaagatttctgatttttttttgtttaactacATAATGGACAATCTGTTTTATTATAGTACCCATTGAAATCTAATGATTAGTGTCAGTTTGAATATGATGACCTAGCTTCTTTGATGGATCCATGAAGCATATATGA is drawn from Brassica rapa cultivar Chiifu-401-42 chromosome A05, CAAS_Brap_v3.01, whole genome shotgun sequence and contains these coding sequences:
- the LOC108871990 gene encoding precursor of CEP4 — encoded protein: MVNRGFSTKVLSGFLIILLVIQLHFETTTGARHAPVVSWSPPEPPNDDFVWYHKINRFKNIEQDAFRPTHQGPSQGIGHKSPPGAS